From the Excalfactoria chinensis isolate bCotChi1 chromosome 1, bCotChi1.hap2, whole genome shotgun sequence genome, one window contains:
- the LOC140261473 gene encoding uncharacterized protein isoform X2 codes for MSQHVRKLYGSAVPLFMFFLLVDVGVSDGNVSEENATLSHRRAQVPLLTTPEPWQVFVTQTPAKEKAKEGETVVLNCHFNSPQHRSLTGLTARWYKEDEKGKTDLQENNMAMLPNNSRVFMSGDLSQGVVSLVILNVTTSDHGIYFCEVTLPDGKVMTGDGTKLRIRRALGLFGIEESIGTIIGVVAAGIGGLGVLIIILTPQLRRCILCMKRGSHQA; via the exons ATGAGCCAACATGTTAGGAAGCTCTATGGATCTGCAGTGCCTTTGTTCATGTTCTTCCTCCTGGTGG ATGTTGGTGTTAGTGATGGAAATGTGAGCGAAGAGAATGCAACCCTATCTCACAGGAGAGCACAGGTTCCACTGTTGACAACACCTGAGCCATGGCAAGTTTTCGTGACTCAAACACCAGCCAAGGAAAAAGCCAAAGAGGGTGAAACTGTGGTCTTAAATTGTCACTTTAACAGCCCACAGCACCGTTCCCTGACTGGCCTGACAGCGAGGTGGtacaaagaagatgaaaagggGAAGACAGACCTACAAGAAAACAACATGGCCATGCTGCCAAATAATTCTAGGGTTTTCATGAGCGGAGACTTATCCCAAGGGGTTGTCTCCCTGGTGATCCTCAATGTGACGACCAGTGACCATGGTATCTATTTTTGTGAGGTTACACTTCCGGATGGGAAGGTGATGACAGGAGATGGGACAAAGCTGAGGATCAGGAGGGCTCTAG GCTTGTTTGGTATAGAAGAATCTATTGGAACAATCATTGGGGTTGTGGCAGCTGGTATCGGAGGCCTGGGAGTTCTGATTATCATTTTAACACCACAGCTAAGGAGATGCATCCTCTGCATGAAACGAGGTTCTCACCAAG CGTAG
- the LOC140261473 gene encoding uncharacterized protein isoform X1, whose protein sequence is MSQHVRKLYGSAVPLFMFFLLVDVGVSDGNVSEENATLSHRRAQVPLLTTPEPWQVFVTQTPAKEKAKEGETVVLNCHFNSPQHRSLTGLTARWYKEDEKGKTDLQENNMAMLPNNSRVFMSGDLSQGVVSLVILNVTTSDHGIYFCEVTLPDGKVMTGDGTKLRIRRALGLFGIEESIGTIIGVVAAGIGGLGVLIIILTPQLRRCILCMKRGSHQGMEHKTKSGITC, encoded by the exons ATGAGCCAACATGTTAGGAAGCTCTATGGATCTGCAGTGCCTTTGTTCATGTTCTTCCTCCTGGTGG ATGTTGGTGTTAGTGATGGAAATGTGAGCGAAGAGAATGCAACCCTATCTCACAGGAGAGCACAGGTTCCACTGTTGACAACACCTGAGCCATGGCAAGTTTTCGTGACTCAAACACCAGCCAAGGAAAAAGCCAAAGAGGGTGAAACTGTGGTCTTAAATTGTCACTTTAACAGCCCACAGCACCGTTCCCTGACTGGCCTGACAGCGAGGTGGtacaaagaagatgaaaagggGAAGACAGACCTACAAGAAAACAACATGGCCATGCTGCCAAATAATTCTAGGGTTTTCATGAGCGGAGACTTATCCCAAGGGGTTGTCTCCCTGGTGATCCTCAATGTGACGACCAGTGACCATGGTATCTATTTTTGTGAGGTTACACTTCCGGATGGGAAGGTGATGACAGGAGATGGGACAAAGCTGAGGATCAGGAGGGCTCTAG GCTTGTTTGGTATAGAAGAATCTATTGGAACAATCATTGGGGTTGTGGCAGCTGGTATCGGAGGCCTGGGAGTTCTGATTATCATTTTAACACCACAGCTAAGGAGATGCATCCTCTGCATGAAACGAGGTTCTCACCAAGGTAtggaacacaaaacaaaatcgGGCATTACTTGCTAG
- the LOC140261486 gene encoding phospholipase A2-like, with protein MYMHKNPGSGELLNTPTSPFIWQDWTAEHQRTASYRYGGAVPMGWRLLLLLLHAVWKGALGKSHSLHTRGIIELAGAISCGTGRSPLAYIGYGCYCGLGGRGWPKDETDWCCHRHDCCYDKAEREGCSPKAQRYQWMCEKNAVRCDNLTDQCEKMVCLCDQEAAKCWGAAPYNPHYILWPDFLCGHTHPTCHFKYGGSK; from the exons ATGTATATGCATAAAAATCCTGGAAGCGGAGAGCTGTTGAACACACCCACATCCCCATTCATTTGGCAGGACTGGACTGCTGAACACCAGCGCACAGCATCGTACCGGTACGGAGGAGCTGTGCCCATGGGCTGGCGGCTGCTGCTACTTCTGCTGCATGCAG TTTGGAAAGGTGCTCTTGGAAAATCCCATTCGCTACACACCCGAGGAATCATTGAATTGGCAGGCGCTATATCATGTGGCACGGGACGGTCTCCCTTGGCATATATTGGCTATGGATGTTACTGCGGACTGGGAGGACGAGGCTGGCCTAAAGATGAAACAGACTG GTGCTGCCACAGGCACGACTGCTGCTACGACAAGGCAGAGAGAGAGGGCTGCAGTCCAAAGGCACAGCGCTACCAGTGGATGTGCGAGAAGAATGCCGTGCGGTGCG ataacCTGACAGACCAGTGTGAAAAAATGGTGTGCCTGTGTGACCAAGAAGCAGCAAAGTGTTGGGGAGCAGCCCCTTACAACCCACACTACATTCTCTGGCCAGACTTTCTATGTGGGCATACTCATCCAACCTGCCATTTCAAATATGGAGGGTCAAAATAG
- the CLDND1 gene encoding claudin domain-containing protein 1 isoform X2, with product MMDNRFATALVIACVLSLISTIYMAASLGTDFWYEYHTLSPAENITEAGRSIWEEFVSEEADEKTYTDALFRCNGTVGLWRRCITVPKNSHWYSPPETDMTTNCISFSLSDQFMEKYIEPGNHNSGTDLNRTYLWRLQFLLPFVSLGLMCFGALIGLCACACRSLYPAIATGVLHFLAGLCTLGLVGCYVAGIELLHKKLPLPGDVRGEFGWSFCLACVSAPLQFMAAALFIWAARTNRKEFTLLKAYRVA from the exons atgaTGGATAACCGTTTTGCTACAGCGCTGGTAATTGCATGTGTTCTCAGCCTCATCTCCACCATATATATGGCAGCTTCCTTGGGTACTGATTTTTGGTATGAGTATCATACTCTGTCCCCTGCTGAGAACATTACTGAAGCTGGCAGGAGCATCTGGGAAGAATTTGTCAGTGAAGAGGCAGATGAGAAGACCTACACAGATGCACTGTTCCGATGCAACGGCACAGTTGGGTTGTGGCGGAGGTGCATTACTGTACCCAAAAACTCTCACTGGTACAGCCCACCAG aAACTGACATGACTACAAACTGCATCAGTTTTTCCCTCTCCGATCAGTTTATGGAGAAGTACATAGAGCCTGGAAATCACAACAGTGGCACAGATTTGAATCGGACTT ATCTCTGGCGATTGCAGTTTCTCCTGCCATTTGTTAGCCTTGGTCTTATGTGCTTTGGAGCTCTGATTGGGCTCTGTGCGTGCGCCTGTCGCAGCCTGTACCCTGCCATTGCCACTGGAGTCCTCCATTTTCTTGCAG GACTTTGTACCCTGGGCCTGGTTGGCTGCTATGTAGCTGGGATTGAACTGCTTCATAAGAAGCTGCCCCTACCTGGTGATGTGAGGGGTGAATTTGGCTGGTCCTTCTGCCTAGCCTGCGTCTCAGCACCTTTGCAGTTTATGGCAGCTGCTCTTTTCATCTGGGCAGCTCGTACCAACAGAAAGGAATTCACTCTCTTGAAAGCATACCGCGTAGCATA A
- the CLDND1 gene encoding claudin domain-containing protein 1 isoform X1 gives MMDNRFATALVIACVLSLISTIYMAASLGTDFWYEYHTLSPAENITEAGRSIWEEFVSEEADEKTYTDALFRCNGTVGLWRRCITVPKNSHWYSPPETDMTTNCISFSLSDQFMEKYIEPGNHNSGTDLNRTYLWRLQFLLPFVSLGLMCFGALIGLCACACRSLYPAIATGVLHFLAGLCTLGLVGCYVAGIELLHKKLPLPGDVRGEFGWSFCLACVSAPLQFMAAALFIWAARTNRKEFTLLKAYRVA, from the exons atgaTGGATAACCGTTTTGCTACAGCGCTGGTAATTGCATGTGTTCTCAGCCTCATCTCCACCATATATATGGCAGCTTCCTTGGGTACTGATTTTTGGTATGAGTATCATACTCTGTCCCCTGCTGAGAACATTACTGAAGCTGGCAGGAGCATCTGGGAAGAATTTGTCAGTGAAGAGGCAGATGAGAAGACCTACACAGATGCACTGTTCCGATGCAACGGCACAGTTGGGTTGTGGCGGAGGTGCATTACTGTACCCAAAAACTCTCACTGGTACAGCCCACCAG aAACTGACATGACTACAAACTGCATCAGTTTTTCCCTCTCCGATCAGTTTATGGAGAAGTACATAGAGCCTGGAAATCACAACAGTGGCACAGATTTGAATCGGACTT ATCTCTGGCGATTGCAGTTTCTCCTGCCATTTGTTAGCCTTGGTCTTATGTGCTTTGGAGCTCTGATTGGGCTCTGTGCGTGCGCCTGTCGCAGCCTGTACCCTGCCATTGCCACTGGAGTCCTCCATTTTCTTGCAG GACTTTGTACCCTGGGCCTGGTTGGCTGCTATGTAGCTGGGATTGAACTGCTTCATAAGAAGCTGCCCCTACCTGGTGATGTGAGGGGTGAATTTGGCTGGTCCTTCTGCCTAGCCTGCGTCTCAGCACCTTTGCAGTTTATGGCAGCTGCTCTTTTCATCTGGGCAGCTCGTACCAACAGAAAGGAATTCACTCTCTTGAAAGCATACCGCGTAGCATAG